The following DNA comes from Saccharomyces mikatae IFO 1815 strain IFO1815 genome assembly, chromosome: 8.
CGCTATCTCCTTCTTGGGAAACTTCCGCGGCATCTTCGCGACATACGCCCACAGTACCACTGAGAGCATCAAAATGCCATGGGTACACGTGCATTGCTTCGAGAAATACCCGCCTGGCGAGGATGTCACTGACCACGAATTACACGTGCGAGTCCATGCGCGTATTGTTGCCGCACTCAACATCACTGTGGACGATCTTCCATTGAGTGCCGTCTCGCTGCATTTGGTGCGCAAAGTAGCGCCCACCAAACCAATGTTTTGCGCCAGTTTCCAACTTCCGGCTACCGTGTGAAGCGATCCTGATTTCGCACTCATACCACAAgggagaaaagaaaaaaaggcaaagaCTAACGTAAAGGACGACCAcatggaaaaagaaacaagatGACTAACACCTTTTATCTTCGAGAAGGCGCGGGGCTGACAGGGCACCGCGCGCGATGCGTCATACCAACTCGTCTCGTgttatataagaaaagagaagaaatcaGAATGTGGGAGAGGGAGCTGATAATGTGAAggtactttatttttgttattatATTCCTGGATTTTCATTTACTACTATAACAACGTGGTAGTTGgcagaatatatatattcttgaCAACCTTGGTTGTTACtcaaatagaaaagaaaaaaaatcaagtcCCCCTCCCTACTTCTTTCACACACCCCCTATTCACTCGCACTTTGCATTTGTATAcgcttttttatttgtttcttcGTTTTGTTTTGGTTTTTCTAGGTTTGATAAAGTAACAATAATGCACTCTTCCATCTTCtagttttccttttgttaAGGATGCGCGCAATAGAAGACACATGcaataataaaatctaTCGAGGTATTGTTGCTAGGATAAGCTTTTAAAATAttaagaaataaaaataaaataaaataaaataaaataaaacaaaaaaacaaaaaaaaaataaaaatagaataaaacaaatatgTATGGAAATCATAGATTTACCCCAGATTCCAAAGAGTTCGATGCTGTTGTCAAAAGTAAGGACTTTTCCACCAGCAGCAATCCCTATCAGACTCCTCCTTCGGAGACTAGCAGCACCCAGCATCAAACGAATTGCATCAAGAGAAAGACTAATCTAGCAACTATTATATCGGAATTCTTGTCCGAGATCAGTCGGCCTCTctcaaatggaaaaatcaaTAACTCGTCGCAGAAcatattgaaatttttgaacgaAGTATTCAAGAGATCTAAGTGCAGCAAAGAGAATGCTGTGCTTGcaactttttattttcaaaggaTATACCAATCTCACAAAGCCGGCAATGAAAGTTCGTTGCCTGAATTTTCACTCTGTTCCaagagaatttttctttgttgtctTATTCTATCGCATAAATTTTTGAACGATAATACCTATTCgatgaaaaattggcaAATTATAAGCGGGCTCCATGCCAAGGATTTATCTTTCATGGAAAGATGGTGTCTTGGCAGACTGGACTACGAGTTGGCCGTTTCGTACAACGATCTTTCGATGTGGGAAACAAGGACTTTAATGAAAAGGAGGTTCTATGGCACCAACAACCCGGTAAAGAGACCTAGAGAATCCGATCACGGTTGTGATACTTCCTCTAGAAAACTAGTtaaattttgttgatagCAGAAGAATACGTATCGTGCattcataatttttttcttccttatttaaatttttattttaccCGAGCACGTGCCACTCTGTGCCAGATTACTCTTGAcagagatttgaaaaaagtttgCGAATTCTGTGGATCGAACACAGGACCTCCAGATGTCTTGACcgaagtttttcttcagtcTGGCGCTCTCCCAACTGAGCTAAATCCGCTTACTATTTGATATAAATTTAAATTCCGAAATGTAATATATTAGTCGTGTGTATCTCTTTACTTTCGTACAATCAAGTGCAAGTAACGTTTTGACAGTACTTCATTATGGTATTATATTAGGATTTTCAAAAGACTTTGATTATGCTAGAGCCTGTAAGTCTTATAAGAGGCATATATCTATCTGAGCTTTCAGAATataattctttttgttgataattagtagtttagtaagtagtaataattaagaatagtcgttccttcttaatctatataagagaggtatataaaacacacgctgattggttgtattaaaccaaaaggttcagacataaatcagagtgttgatgataagaatttagtgttaactcatcttcttatatactaagttctggacaattaatagatctttatcttattagtgcaggaaattctataattagaatttccctactccaagtaaattggtatcaccataagaatgttagtattaatttactcaacatcattagtatcatgttaaagaatgttcgtcatcaactacaacaatttatatgaataaatgtatagtggtaatcacttattccaacacttTTTGTTTGACGCATTAAATCATTTGaaccatttcttttgatttctattattatatttgttACGTGCTGGACTTGTACTTTGAAATATAGGGggaatttgaaataatcTGGGGGAATCCCGTCGTTGAAAGAGGGCATTACTACGCACATAgaattgttggaatgaaaatcaactatcgtctatcaactagtagtcatactactagtacattatcatatacggtgttataagatgacataagttatgagaagcggtcatcgaaataagtggaagctgaaatgcaaggattgataatgtaataggataatgactgacaaatataaaatgacaataaaagcatatacagaattatgtgaaattacgagttccatttattggattcctatatcctcgaggagaacttctagtatatctacatacctaatattattgcctttatcaacaatggaaccccaacaatcatctcaaaattcaccaatCTCTCAAGAATATGCTACAAGCTCTTTTCGAaaatataggaatccacAAGAGGAGGACGATAATTTGATGACTTTTTCTCATCTATTATGTCGTCATTTTTTATCGTTAATAATAATCTAATAGTATCGTGCCTATCACAAAATAGATGGTACTCGCTCTTTATTTCAATACAGTTAGCCATGATGTAGTCATTCTTCTGTACTCAGTCATCTCGTCTTGAATATGGCGtttctgttgttgttttttacAGGTGTTGTTTACATTGGTCTAGCGAAAAGGTGAAAGTAAATGCCCTTTACGAGTAAAAACACCGCCTCTGGATATTGCCTTGAATTATCCAAGTAGGAGACCGATAAAGTGAGATGAATAGGTATAAAGCATAAGGGTTATTTTGGGCACAAGATCAGTCAGTATAGGTATTTGACTTCAATCGGGTACAGTTTTCTGCGTTTTGACGCTTCATCGCTGAACTTTCTCTGAGTATTTACCCGAACTACAAAGGTCAATTCCCCCCATAACATTAACTTGTTTGCAATAGTGGCAAGTTAACTAAATTCGACAGCTCTACTTCTCACTACTCTTTTCCCCTCTTGTTTTATCCGCAGTTAAATgatgttttttcaatatcacCTTTTCAAGATTTGATCTCAGCGGAAACTTTTCGTTTATAATCGTTTAAGTGAAAAGTTTTTATATCGGTTATTTATTTACAGATATACATTTtcatagaaaaaaatagtacCTGTTTTCAGGATTTAATAAAGCCATTCATTGTATAGAAGTTCCTCCATTAATGTACTGCAGCGGTCCGTAATCTTACCACAATCATCGCCCATAAGGAAAATACAAAGCAATGACAGAGTTTTATTCTGAAACAATCGGTCTGCCAAAGACAGATCCACGTCTTTGGAGATTAAGAACTGATGAGATAGGCCGAGAAAGTTGGGAATACTTAACCTCTGAACAGGCCGCTAATGAACCGCCCTCCACTTTCACGCAATGGCTTCTTCAGGACCCTGAATTTCCTCATCCTCAAccagaaagaaataaacatTCACCTAACTTTTCAGCTTTCGATGCGTGCCATAATGGTgcatcttttttcaaactgcTTCAAGAGCCTGACTCAGGCATTTTTCCATGCCAGTATAAAGGACCCATGTTCATGACGATTGGTTATGTAGCTGTAAACTACATTGCCGGTATCCAAATTCCAGAGCATGAGAGAATAGAAATAATCAGATATATAGTTAATACTGCACATCCAGTTGATGGTGGTTGGGGGTTGCACTCTGTAGACAAGTCCACTGTTTTTGGTACTGCATTGAACTATGTTATCTTACGTTTGTTGGGCCTACCCAAGGACCATCCGGTTTGCGTTAAGTCAAGAAACACTTTGTTAAGATTGGGTGGTGCTCTTGGATCTCCGCATTGGGGAAAAATTTGGCTGAGTGCATTAAACTTGTATAGATGGGAAGGTGTTAATCCTGCCCCTCCTGAAACTTGGTTACTTCCATACTCACTGCCTATGCATCCAGGAAGATGGTGGGTTCATACTAGAGCGGTCTATATTCCAGTCAGTTACCTGTCCTTAGTGAAATTTACTTGCCCAATGACCCCTCttcttgaagaattgaGGGAGGAAATCTATACCAAGCCATTTGATAAGATCAAGTTTTCCAAGCATAGAAATACTGTGTGTGGAGTAGATCTATATTACCCACACTCCAAAACTTTGAATATTGCAAACAACTTTGTTGTGTTTTACGAAAAATACCTTAGAAACAGATTTATTTATTCCCTTTCCAAGAGAAAGGTCTATGATCTGGTCAGAAaggaaattcaaaatactGATTCCTTGTGTATAGCACCCGTTAACCAAGCGTTTTGTGCCCTTGTTACTCTTATTGAAGAAGGAGTGGACTCTCAAGCCTTCAAGAAGTTCCAGTATAGATTCAAGGATGCATTGTTCCATGGCCCACAAGGTATGACCATCATGGGAACTAATGGTGTACAAAGTTGGGATTGTGCGTTTGCCATTCAATATCTTTTTATCGCTGGTCTAGCAGAAAGGTCGGAGTTTTACAATACGATTGTCTCCGCCTATAAATTCTTGTGTCGTGCTCAGTTTGACACTGAATGTGTTCCCGGTAGTTTTAgagataaaagaaaaggtgcTTGGGGCTTTTCGACCAAGACACAGGGTTACGTAGTCTCTGATTGTACTGCAGAAGCAATTAAGGCCATCATTATGGTAAAAAACTCTCCAGTCTTCACTGAGGTACACAACATGATCAGTAATGAACGTTTATTCGAGGGGATTGATGTGTTATTGAACCTACAAAATATTGGATCCTTTGAATATGGCTCCTTTGCTACctatgaaaaaatcaaggCCCCATTAGCTATGGAGACATTGAATCCTGCTGAAGTTTTTGGTAACATAATGGTAGAATACCCATACGTGGAATGTACTGATTCATCAGTCCTTGGGTTGACGTATTTTCACAAGTATTTTGACtataaaaaggaagaaatacGTGCGCGCATCAGAATTGCTATTGAGTTCATTAAGAAATCGCAACTACCAAATGGCAGTTGGTATGGAAGCTGGGGTATTTGCTTCACCTATGCAGGCATGTTTGCGTTGGAGGCATTGCACACAGTGGGAGAAACCTATGAGAATTCTTCGACTGTAAGAAAAGGTTGCGACTTTTTGGTTTCTAAACAGATGAAAGACGGTGGTTGGGGAGAATCCATGAAGTCCAGCGAGTTGCACAGTTATGTAGATAGCGAAAAATCGCTAGTGGTTCAAACCGCTTGGGTGCTAAttgctcttctttttgctgAATACCCAGGGAAAGATGTCATTGATCGAGGTAttgaacttttgaaaaatagaCAAGAAGAGTCCGGAGAATGGAAATTTGAAGGTGTAGAAGGTGTTTTCAACCACTCTTGTGCAATTGAATACCCAAGTTATAGATTTTTATTTCCCATTAAGGCATTAGGAATGTACAGCAAGGCATATGAACAACATGCGCTTTGAATCTAATTAATAAGTATTGTTAAGAGCTACAACAGTGAGAAAGTAGTATATTTATGTGTATTTATAGTAGTAAAAACAGGTGGGACTAGCGTGGAATTGCATTCTGGTGGATATGTCTGATAATTGGTAATTTGGTATGAGGTAATAGTGTGATGAAGGTAGCAGAGCAAATAAAGTTTTTATCCTTTGACACGGtttgctatttttttcatcttctcttttcaacCGAGCgggagagaaaaaaaatttctaatCAAAGCTCATCACTCACGTAATATATATCACAGTAACTTGGAAGTATTGCGTTAGTAACTTCACAAGTAGGATAAGTTCATCTAACAAACTAAACAAAACCAAAAACCTTTTAAACAAAATGCATTTGATGTATACTTTGGGCCCAGATGGCAAAAGGATTTATACATTAAAAAAGGTCACTGAGACCGGAGAAATTACAAAGTCAGCTCACCCAGCTAGATTTTCTCCAGACGACAAATATTCGAGACAAAGAGTTACTTTAAAAAAGAGATTTGGTTTGGTACCAGGTCAATAAATTTAGGGAAATTAAGGAAATATTGTATAGTACGTTATTATGGCTGGTAGGAAAGAGAACTTTTCATCTTTCATTTTAAATCTACTAGCCCTACATAGATTTGATAAGTTTTTAGGTGATAAATACTCATTACTAATTTTAATTGATCTATAATATGTTTTAGCCTCAACAGAGTAACGAGCAGCGACAGTTTTCCACGTTTTGtacaagattttttttaacttcaCACCAAAGGCTTCAGTATGTAACAGGCAAAGGCCTGCTAGTATTCACGGTCGCTACAGTTGTAATCTATGCAATTATAATGGAGAAGAAATGTCATAAACTACAGCTGTCGAAACTGTAACTTGATGTTGGTATTGAGACAGTATATCTTTCTCGAAAGGTTTCCACTTAATGTTGCAAAAGGGGATAACTTTTAAGAAAAGCTACcgttttttattcaataaaattgaaTAACTTTGTTTCACATACATGAAGTTGTACATTGTAAGTTATATCTATGTTTGTTGTATATAGATGTTCCCAACTGTTGATTCAACCAAAAAGCCTCATAGCTCTTAATACGGATATTGCTTAGTGCAGGCCGAAAAAAATAAccaaatctttgaaaaaagtagtTAAACATTAAACAACAAGTAACAACATGGTTTTATAGTGGAGCTACTGGGAGGAAGTGCATAACTTGTAGAAGTTTCAATTATTCCTTTACCTGAAAATAGTTAATTGAGCTTTAGTGGGAGCCTGCTAATTGAATAATGGAAACAATTGATATCCAAAATAGATCTTTTGTTGTTCGTTGGGTAAAGTGCGGCCGTGGTGATGTGATCAACTATCAGATCAAAccattgaagaaatctATTGAAATAGGTATCTATAAGAAGTTGAAATCCAGCGTAGATGACCATGCTTCTGCAGTTCACATTGCACCTGACACTAAAACATTGCTGGACTACACAACGAAATCTTTATTACATAAGGGAAGCTCTGGTCATGTGGAGGAACATCACAGGCGTCCTTCCGAGCACTCTCATAATTCTAGTAATGGTCCAGATAATAAGAGAAAGGAGAGATCGTATTCCTCGCTCTCGATCAGCAGCATACAACAGCAATCCCAAGAAATACCGTTACGTGAAAAACTCTCTGCATCAGGTTTCACTTTGGTCAAGAGGGTCGGTAATGTTTCAGGGAACACTATGGTTCAAGGCGATCTTGAAGTAAAAGATACAGATTACTATTATGCCTTTATACTGGACAATTCGTCTTCTAAAAAcgcaaaaaagaaaattcttttcaatgcGAGTGTAATTAATGGTGATAATCAATCAATGATTAGTACGAGGTCTACGCCCCCGACACGGCCCGCAGCCTTAAGTAGAACATCAACCCAACAGGACATGCTGTTTAGAGTAGGCCAAGGTCGTTACTTACAAGGGTAtctgttaaaaaaaaggagaaagaGACTACAAGGTTTTAAAAGAAGGTTTTTTACTTTGGATTTTCGATATGGAACTCTATCGTATTATTTGAACGACCATAACCGAACTTGTAGGGGTGAAATTGTCATAAGTCTGTCATCTGTTAGCGCCAATAAGAAAGACAAAATTATAATTATTGATTCTGGTATGGAAGTCTGGGTCCTAAAAGCTacaaataaagaaaattggcAATCATGGGTTGATGCGTTACAATTCTGTTTTGATGACCAGTTTGAGGATAAAGATACCTCAACCTTGGAGGAAAATCCAGCCActtttgatgatgacgatgatgatgatgatgatgatgagggAACCAATATAAAAAGCCCTTTTCAAGACCGTGACCAACTCACACCTACGGCTACAACTAAATCAGCGCTATCTCATAAACAGCATACTCAAGAGGGTACTGATGAGTCGTATGTGCCACTACCAAGCGATTCCTACGTTACTTTTTCTAGGAACCTGCGTTTGATTCAACAACGACTAGAGCAATGTAAGAAGGACTCTTTATCTTATAAGCCCAGTACATTTAATCAAAGATCAGAAGGTTTAAAAAGATCACCCTCTTCATCTTCCGCCTTTCCTAATAATAGAGTAACTTTATTCAATCAATCTTCCTCCGGCATGACATCATCTGATTCATTGGTTTCTGAAGAAACTCCTTCTAACGCAACACATAATGAACATGCATTATATAATCAACTGGCAGACCTTGAAGTGTTTGTTAGCCGATTCGTTATACAAGGAGAGGTGCTATTTAGGGACCACCAGAACCTGTGTAAGAAGGCAAAAGATACAAGAGTTTCGTTAACTTCATATCTTagtgaaaatgatgaattttttgatgcagaagatgaaatcaGTCGGGGGGTCATTTTATTAACTGATACAGAAGACGATATTAATAATATAGTGGAAGAAACTCCTCTACTTGGCCAAAGCGATAAAAATGAGTTCAAAACAGAGGGTGAAGTTTCAGAAAACGAACAAATGGGTTTATCAAGTGTGGATAGCCATACAACTAACGACGAAAATCATAACCGTAAACATCATAAAAATCGTCATAAAAATCGTCGTCGTAGCCACCAACACCATCAAAGAACCAAAAGTACACAGTCTTCAACAGAAACATTCACAAGTAAGGATTTATTTGCTCTCTCCTATCCAAAGACTATTTCACGCCGTAATGACATTCCCGAAGCCGCAGCTTCTCCTCCAAGcttattatcttttttgagaaagaatGTGGGTAAAGATTTGAGTTCTATTGCTATGCCGGTAACATCAAATGAGCCTATTTCTATCCTGCAGTTGATATCAGAAACCTTTGAGTACGCTCCTCTTTTGACGAAGGCCACCCAACGTCCTGATCCTATAACATTTGTCTCAGCATTTGCTATTTCCTTCCTTTCCATATATAGGGATAAAACTAGGACCCTGAGAAAACCGTTCAACCCGTTACTGGCTGAAACATTTGAACTTGTACGAGAAGATATGGGATTTAGATTGATATCAGAAAAGGTTTCTCACCGTCCACCGGTATTCGCCTTTTTCGCAGAGCATCTTGAATGGGAGTGCAGTTATACCGTAACGCCATCCCAAAAGTTCTGGGGTAAATCGATTGAGTTGAATAATGAGGGTATATTGAGACTAAGATTCAAAACAACGGGAGAATTGTTCGAATGGACGCAaccaacaacaattttgaaaaatttgatagCAGGGGAGAGATATATGGAGCCTGTTAACGAATTTGAGGTACATTCCTCGAAAGGAGACAAATCACACATCTTGTTTGATAAAGCAGGTATGTTTAGTGGGAGGTCAGAGGGATTTAAAGTTTCTATAATCCCACCGGCTTCAAGTAGCcgcaagaaagaaatattggCTGGCAAATGGACACAGAGTTTGGTTAATGAAACCACACATGAAACTATATGGGAAAGTGGTGAATTAGTTAGCAATCCgaggaaaaaatatggaTTCACGAAATTCACGGCAAATTTGAATGAAATTacagaaattgaagaaggtaATTTACCGCCAACGGACTCAAGGCTCAGACCAGATATTAGAGCATATGAGGAGGGAAATGTTGAAAAGGCTGAAGaatggaagctgaaattaGAACAGCTTCAACGTGAAAGACGTAATAAAGGGCAAGATGTTGAGCCTAGATATTTCGAAAAAATATCTAAGAATGAATGGAAATACGTAACCGGACCAAAGAGTTATTGGGAAAGAAGGAGGAAACACGATTGGTCCGATGTTCCTCATTTATGGTGAATGCGATAATTACATCCGTTTTCTTGTGTTTCTTCTCGTTTTTATGAACCCgaattatttattctcCGTCTCTTATAAATATCTATACTAATGTTTCTTTAAAGTATTTTTACACCCTATATGTATCACGAAGAGCTTCATAAACCCTTATTTAATTTGATCAAAGTATTCTATGTTAATTGTTTTCCTTCCTTTTTCCTCAattaaagattttttttacaattAGTTAACATATTTACGAAGACAATCACAGAATTAAATGAGAtgagaaataaaaacataATGCATACTATCACTTAAATATGTAGCTATATTATAAGCATATTATTTAAAGTCACAAGTTATACAATACGGGCATCAATTCGAGATCCAAGATCTGTACGCGATCGATACACCCTAAAGATAACATAACTAATAACATGTGCCTTTTACAGGCCCTGCCAAGTCATAAAAAGGTGTTATTAATTTCGTCGAGAAAGATAAGGAGGAACattgagaaaaatatgaagatCATCAACACTTTCCTATAGAAATGGGCCTTACGTCCATTTAGCCAATCGATAATACTTAATAGGACAATTCTGCCTCCTACTTTGATTACCTTTCACTAATGTCACATCTCATTACTTTAGCCACGTGTAATTTAAATCAATGGGCACTGGATTTTGAAGGTAATAGAGACCGTATCCTAGAATCTATAAAGGTTGCCAAGGAGAGAGGTGCCAGGTTGCGTGTCGGTCCAGAACTAGAAATAACTGGCTATGGATGTTTAGATCATTTCTTAGAAAACGATGTTTGTCTTCATTCATGGGAAATGTATGCTCAAATCATcaagaataaagaaactCATGGGTTGATACTTGACATTGGTATGCCCGTCCTACATAAGAATGTCCGTTATAATTGTCGTCTGCTATCTTTGGATGGTGAGATATTGTTTATAAGACCAAAGATCTGGTTAGCTAACGATGGTAACTACAGGGAAATGAGATTTTTCACACCTTGGATGAAGCCTGGCGTAGTAGAAGACTTTATCCTTCCACCTGAGATTCAAACAGTTACGGGTCAACGACTTGTGCCATTTGGTGATGCTGTAATAAATTCATTGGATACGTGTATCGGTACAGAAACCTGCGAAGAATTATTTACGCCTCAATCTCCTCACATCGCAATGTCATTGGATGGTGTGGAAATCATCACGAATTCATCTGGTTCTCACCACGAACTGCGTAAGTTGAATAAAAGATTAGACTTGATTTTGAATGCCACCAAACGTTGTGGTGGTGTTTACTTGTATGCAAATCAAAGAGGTTGTGATGGGGACAGATTATATTATGATGGCTGTGCATTGATTGCCATCAATGGTACGATTGTTGCCCAGGGTTCACAATTTTCCCTAGATGATGTAGAAGTTGTTACCGCTACTGTAGACTTAGAAGAAGTGAGAAGTTACCGTGCGGCAATTATGTCTCGTGGTCTGCAGGCTTCGTTAGCAGAGATTAAGTTCAAGCGCATTGATATTCCTGTAGAATTAGCCTTGATGACCTCCAGATTCGATCCTACAGTGTGCCCAACAAAAACTCGGAAGCCTTTTTACCACTCTCCTGAGGAAGAAATTGCTTTGGGGCCTGCTTGCTGGATGTGGGATTATTTAAGACGTTGTAATGGCACAGGGTTTTTTCTGCCTTTATCTGGGGGTATTGACTCTTGCGCAACAGCAATGATTGTTCACTCTATGTGCCGATTAGTTACAGATGCTGCCCAAAATGGGAATGAACAAGTTATAAAAGACGTTCGTAAAATAACGCGCAGTACCGATGATTGGATTCCAAGCAGTCCACAAGAGATAGCctcaaaaatatttcactCCTGCTTCATGGGTACAGAGAACTCATCTAAGGAGACAAGAAGTAGAGCTAAAGACCTTTCTACCGCTATCGGATCCTACCATGTTGATTTAAAAATGGACTCCTTAGTATCCAGCGTGGTATCCTTATTCGAAGTGGCCACTGGCAAAAAACcaatattcaaaatattcgGAGGTTCTCAAATAGAGAATTTGGCTCTACAAAACATTCAGGCACGTCTAAGAATGGTCctttcttatctttttgCACAACTGTTGCCGTGGGTTCGTGGGATCCAAAATTCTGGTGGTTTGTTAGTATTGGGTAGTGCCAATGTTGATGAATGCTTACGCGGGTATCTAACAAAATATGACTGCTCTTCTGCTGATATCAACCCAATTGGGGGAATTTCAAAGACTGATTTGAAAGGATTCATAGCTTACGCATCAAAGGAATATGACATGCCAATCTTGGATGACTTTTTGAATGCTACGCCAACTGCAGAATTAGAACCTATGACTAAGGATTATGTTCAATCGGACGAAAAAGATATGGGAATGACGTACGAGGAATTGGGTGTGTTTGGTTATTtaagaaaagttgaaaaatgtGGTCCGTATTCTATGTTCCTaaaacttcttcatcagtGGTCTCCAAAGTTGACGCCCCGTCAAATATCTGAAAAGGttaaaagatttttcttcttctacgCTATTAATAGACACAAACAAACTGTTTTAACTCCCAGCTATCATGCTGAACAGTATTCACCAGAAGACAACAGATTCGATTTACGTCCTTTCTTAATTAACCCAAGATTTCCGTGGgcttcaagaaaaattgacgAAGTTGTTGAACAGTGCGAAGCACATAAAGGCTCAAAACTTGACATCATGTCAATTGATTAGTAcacaaaattaaaagaacCAAGTGGGTACTTAGTAtgatattatatattttgtCACATTGTTCAATCATAAAAAACGATATAAGATCAACatctaatatttttatctttactTATTTTGCATCGGTTTATGTTGACCCCAATTAGTCTTGATTACTACGTTCTTAGAATCATTCCGTTTCCAGAAATCAATTAAAGTAATCGCTGTCTTCGTGGGGGAGTCTTCTTGAATAAAATGACCCGAGTCTTGGAAAACAACTAGTTGGTACTTACCTTGCATTTGCCCAACAATTAACTCTTTATCTAGGTTTTCATTTCCCGccaatattaataattt
Coding sequences within:
- the NOP10 gene encoding snoRNP complex protein NOP10 (similar to Saccharomyces cerevisiae NOP10 (YHR072W-A); ancestral locus Anc_5.353), which translates into the protein MHLMYTLGPDGKRIYTLKKVTETGEITKSAHPARFSPDDKYSRQRVTLKKRFGLVPGQ
- the OSH3 gene encoding oxysterol-binding protein related protein OSH3 (similar to Saccharomyces cerevisiae OSH3 (YHR073W); ancestral locus Anc_5.355), with product METIDIQNRSFVVRWVKCGRGDVINYQIKPLKKSIEIGIYKKLKSSVDDHASAVHIAPDTKTLLDYTTKSLLHKGSSGHVEEHHRRPSEHSHNSSNGPDNKRKERSYSSLSISSIQQQSQEIPLREKLSASGFTLVKRVGNVSGNTMVQGDLEVKDTDYYYAFILDNSSSKNAKKKILFNASVINGDNQSMISTRSTPPTRPAALSRTSTQQDMLFRVGQGRYLQGYLLKKRRKRLQGFKRRFFTLDFRYGTLSYYLNDHNRTCRGEIVISLSSVSANKKDKIIIIDSGMEVWVLKATNKENWQSWVDALQFCFDDQFEDKDTSTLEENPATFDDDDDDDDDDEGTNIKSPFQDRDQLTPTATTKSALSHKQHTQEGTDESYVPLPSDSYVTFSRNLRLIQQRLEQCKKDSLSYKPSTFNQRSEGLKRSPSSSSAFPNNRVTLFNQSSSGMTSSDSLVSEETPSNATHNEHALYNQLADLEVFVSRFVIQGEVLFRDHQNLCKKAKDTRVSLTSYLSENDEFFDAEDEISRGVILLTDTEDDINNIVEETPLLGQSDKNEFKTEGEVSENEQMGLSSVDSHTTNDENHNRKHHKNRHKNRRRSHQHHQRTKSTQSSTETFTSKDLFALSYPKTISRRNDIPEAAASPPSLLSFLRKNVGKDLSSIAMPVTSNEPISILQLISETFEYAPLLTKATQRPDPITFVSAFAISFLSIYRDKTRTLRKPFNPLLAETFELVREDMGFRLISEKVSHRPPVFAFFAEHLEWECSYTVTPSQKFWGKSIELNNEGILRLRFKTTGELFEWTQPTTILKNLIAGERYMEPVNEFEVHSSKGDKSHILFDKAGMFSGRSEGFKVSIIPPASSSRKKEILAGKWTQSLVNETTHETIWESGELVSNPRKKYGFTKFTANLNEITEIEEGNLPPTDSRLRPDIRAYEEGNVEKAEEWKLKLEQLQRERRNKGQDVEPRYFEKISKNEWKYVTGPKSYWERRRKHDWSDVPHLW
- the PCL5 gene encoding Pcl5p (similar to Saccharomyces cerevisiae PCL5 (YHR071W); ancestral locus Anc_5.347), with protein sequence MYGNHRFTPDSKEFDAVVKSKDFSTSSNPYQTPPSETSSTQHQTNCIKRKTNLATIISEFLSEISRPLSNGKINNSSQNILKFLNEVFKRSKCSKENAVLATFYFQRIYQSHKAGNESSLPEFSLCSKRIFLCCLILSHKFLNDNTYSMKNWQIISGLHAKDLSFMERWCLGRLDYELAVSYNDLSMWETRTLMKRRFYGTNNPVKRPRESDHGCDTSSRKLVKFC
- the ERG7 gene encoding lanosterol synthase ERG7 (similar to Saccharomyces cerevisiae ERG7 (YHR072W); ancestral locus Anc_5.351), translating into MTEFYSETIGLPKTDPRLWRLRTDEIGRESWEYLTSEQAANEPPSTFTQWLLQDPEFPHPQPERNKHSPNFSAFDACHNGASFFKLLQEPDSGIFPCQYKGPMFMTIGYVAVNYIAGIQIPEHERIEIIRYIVNTAHPVDGGWGLHSVDKSTVFGTALNYVILRLLGLPKDHPVCVKSRNTLLRLGGALGSPHWGKIWLSALNLYRWEGVNPAPPETWLLPYSLPMHPGRWWVHTRAVYIPVSYLSLVKFTCPMTPLLEELREEIYTKPFDKIKFSKHRNTVCGVDLYYPHSKTLNIANNFVVFYEKYLRNRFIYSLSKRKVYDLVRKEIQNTDSLCIAPVNQAFCALVTLIEEGVDSQAFKKFQYRFKDALFHGPQGMTIMGTNGVQSWDCAFAIQYLFIAGLAERSEFYNTIVSAYKFLCRAQFDTECVPGSFRDKRKGAWGFSTKTQGYVVSDCTAEAIKAIIMVKNSPVFTEVHNMISNERLFEGIDVLLNLQNIGSFEYGSFATYEKIKAPLAMETLNPAEVFGNIMVEYPYVECTDSSVLGLTYFHKYFDYKKEEIRARIRIAIEFIKKSQLPNGSWYGSWGICFTYAGMFALEALHTVGETYENSSTVRKGCDFLVSKQMKDGGWGESMKSSELHSYVDSEKSLVVQTAWVLIALLFAEYPGKDVIDRGIELLKNRQEESGEWKFEGVEGVFNHSCAIEYPSYRFLFPIKALGMYSKAYEQHAL